TCGTCACTCATAATAAAAATAATGTTAGGACGTTCTTTCCGGATATTTTGCGCGTATCCTTGTATACTACCGGAAAGTGCCAATGTAACCAAAGGAAAACCTAAAGAGAATGTATGCTTCATAATTTTAGAACAAATGTGAATTTATTTGGTTTATGGGCAAACTAGCAAACGGCAAAGTATAGGAGCGTGATCAGAGAGATAGCCCGGTTCCGGTTGATCTTCAATTACGCGATATTTGCTGGCAGTTAATAGTTGATTGACAAATATAAAATCTATCAACTGCCGTTTTTCTACCGGTATACGGCCAAAATCGTGGAAGCTCCAGGTCGGCCCATATACTACTTCCGCAATAGAACGTGTATTTTTCATTCCTCCCTGAAGGAGTATCGTAACCGGTTCCGAATCAGTTGTCCCATTAAAATCACCTGTTATCACTACAGGTAATCCGGCTGCTATTTCATTGATTTTGTCGAGTATCAATTTGGCACTTTCCCTGCGTGCCACTTTACCGATATGGTCGAAATGAGTATTGAATGCAGCCAGTTGTTTACCACTCATTTTGTCTTTCAGTATGGCCCAAGTAACAATACGTTCGCAAGCAGCATCCCATCCTTTTACTCCGATTGTGTCCGGTGATTCGCTCAAGCCGAAGTTCCCGTTTTTTATTAAATCAAATCGGCCGGTCTTGTAAAAAAGGGAACAATATTCCCCTTTTTCTTTTCCATCTGCACGGCCTACGCCTAAAGCTGTATATTCGGGTAGGCGGTTCTTCAAATCGTCCAACTGGTTTTTAACTACCTCCTGCATGCCTAGTATGTCCGGTGAATAGTACGTAACCATCTGAGCCACGTTGTCTTTACGATATTTCCAATTATTTAAACTGTCCGCTACATGATCTAACCGGATATTAAATGACATGACATTTATTTCTGCTTCCGGCTGTTTACTACATGAAACAACGAATCCTATGAAAACTAACAACAAACTATTAAAAAATGCCTTTTTCATCTTATTTTATTTTTCTCTTAAATAGGGAGAGGTGAATCCAAGTCTTTTTAATCCGTTTTGTATATCGGGATGACTCATAAAAAGTTTCCATATTAATCCGGTACGGTAGTTTTCAATCATTACGACAATAGGTCCTTGGTCAATGGCGAGGTAAGAGGGGGCAAACCAATTTTCGGTCAGGTTGAAAGCATCTTTAAAGCCATATTCGCCCCAAAGAGATTGACCCAATTCTTCGTAGAAATAGCGCATAGCTTCGAGCGAGTATTCCGGCGTATAAGGAATAGAAGAGAGTGCTGCGGTGGGAGTAATCACGCCACGGTCGTTTCCCGGACTATGGGCGGAGTAACCTTTGTCGCCGTCACTAGCCGTCAATCCCCAACATTTTGCACTATATCCTCGATAGCCTTTCGGGTTGTCGATACAATAAGCGCGGTTTATTAATGTATGGGCTTTCATTTGTTTTCCATAATCCGCATAGCGATCTTTTAATCCACGCGGGTCAAGTCCGAGGTAAGAATAGTGGGTAAAGAACAGGGGGCCTCCTTTTCCTCTATCGTTTCCCAGAGGTAACGTAATCCCATAATATTCCCTACCGTTCAGAAACGTATTGGCATTTGCCCAACCTTTATGATATACAGATTTCGGGATAGGATAGGTGGGGGAAGAAGCTGCCAGAATATAAACGATATGGCATTCGTTGTGTCCTTTAATCTGATGGTTCATAGCCCAGCCGTTTGTTGGAGACCAATGCCAGTAAAGTACATCTTCACCTCCTTTGGCGAAGAAATTCCATTCCGCTTGTCTCCACAGATTACTAATCATACCACGAATTGTTCTTTCCGTCGGATTATCTTCCATAAAATACTGGTGGGCAGCCAGTAATCCTTCAAACATGAAGGCCGACTCTACAATATCCGCGCCATCATCTTTCCGGCTGAAAGGGATCGTTTTTCCTGTTTTGCCGTTCATCCAGTGTGCCCACATGCCATGGTAACTATCCGTATTCTTGTCATTTAAGAAACGGACAATTTTCAACATTCTTTCAGCTCCCTGTTCACGGGTTACAAAGCCGCGTTCAATGCCTACGATGATAGCCATCACGCCAAATCCAGAGCCTCCTATCGTAGCTGTTTCCGCACCTCCGTTACTGCGTTCGTGTGCCAGTCCGGATGCTTCATGGGCAAAATCCCAGAAATAACGGAATGTTTGTTTCTGCACTAAAGTCATCAATTCTTCATCGGATAATTGTTTTTTAGCTTTACCTCCCGGAATAGCCGGAAGTAGAGTAAACGGATATAGCAGAAGTGTTAAATATAATACTGTTTTTCTCATCATTATTTTTTAATTGAATGCAGGGCTTGCAAAACCTAACTTTTTCAACCCTGTCTGGATTTCCGGAATAGCCATAAATAAATTCCAAAGCATTTTCGTTCTATAATTCTCTATCATACATACCACCGGACCTTGGTCGATAGCGATATACTGGTTGTCGTACCAATTAGCTGTTAAATTGAAAGCGTCTACGAACCCATAATCCCTCCATATTTTGTCTCCTATTTTATAATAGAAAAAGTGCAAGGCTGCCATCGATTCTTCAGGAGTATATGGGAAAGCCGACAAAGCCGCAGTGGGCGCGATTACCCCTTTGTCGTTCGTAGGGGAGTGGGCAGCATATCCCGTGTTTCCGTCGCTTGCCGTCAATCCCCAGCAAGAAGTTCCGTATCCGGCATATCCCTTGGGATTTTCTTTACAATAATGGTAATTAATGAGGGTATGGTTTGTGTTTTGTATCCAGTAATCTGCGTATTGATCTTTCAAGCCTTCCGGATTAATACCCAAAAAAGAATATTGAGACAGGAATAAAGGACCGCCTTTCTCTGCTCCCAAGGGAAGTTCGTAACCGTAGTAACTGTTGCCATTCTTAAATTGTCCGTTATTAGCCCATCCGGTTTCGTAAACACTTTTATCGATCGGATAAGTTGGGGAGGAGGCGGCAAGCACATACGTAATAAGGCATTCATTCCAACCTCTGATAGGCAAATTCTTTTCAAAGCCGTAATTAGGACTCCAATGCCAATAAAGTACCGGTTGTCCGTTTTGCTGGAACCAAGTCCACTCGATTGCTTCCCAAAGCCGGGTGATGTCTGCACGCAATTTGTTTTCTGCTGCTGTCCCTTCTTGGAAATAAGCGCGGGCAGCAAGCAATCCCTGGAATAGTAAAGAAGTTTCCACTAAGTCAGCCCCATCGTCCTTATCGCCGAAAGGCTTTGTTTCGCCGGTTGCTCCGTTAATCCAGTGTGCATACGCTCCATGATACTTGGTACAGTCTTTATCCAGGAAGGTTACAATTTTCCGGATTCGTTCAAGAGCTTCCGGGCGCGTTATAAATCCTCTTTCCGCAGCTACCAGCATAGCCATTACTCCGAAACCGGTTCCGCCGGTAGTTACTATATCGCCGGAAGTGCTCCGTTCACGTGCCATGCCCGAATGCTCATGCCCAAAGTTCCAGAAGTATTTAAAAGATTGCTTCTGCACCAGTGTCAGCAGTTCCTCATCGGGAATACGCTTGAATTTGTCAGATTCGTCCATTCCGGTATGTATTTCACAAACTTTCCCGCTTGTAAGAGCTACCCCGGAAGTAGAAGTTATTCCGGGGTTGATCACTAATTTATAAGAGGAAAAACTTTTAAATCCGCCTGACGGAACCAATGAAAGTTTATCTGTATTCAACCATTCGTAGTTGCACTTTACCGCTTGTTCGGAAAGCCTGAGCTCGATATTGTGTTCTACCGACTGTTCGTTCACTGCATCTGTAAATTCGAGGATGATATTCGCATCCGGCTCAATGTTTTCAAAGATTGTCTCATTTATTTTATTTCCGATGGAGATGTTTTTCAACTCAAACGCCTTTCTGTCTTGTGGCGTATCTTCTTTACTGCAAGCAACCAGTAGTAAGAATAACATACAATAAATTACTTTCATACCGGTATTTTTTTTCATAACACTCATTCTTTTTCAGTATAAAGTTTTTGAATCTCAGAGGCAGATACGGCTGTATTATAGAAACGGAACTGGTCTAATAACCCTGCATAATTGGATGCCCAATTTGGTTTGGCATTGGTTCCTGTGGTAAGAAGAGGCTGGGTGCTGAATTGGAAGGCTCCCAGGGCAAAAGTATTCAAATCTTTAAATTTAAGTTTGCCGTAGCCGGGAAGTTCTTTTACCAGGACACTTTCTCCATTTTTATAAATGGTCACAATCGATTGGTTCCCATCGTAGACAAAAGCCATATGTACCCATTCATTCGTAAGAACATCGTCTATCTTAGCTTCCACCCATCTTTCGTCATTTTCTTTAACGGACGTATTGTTATATAAGTGCATTTTGAAGAAAGCCTGAGTTTCGCTATTGTTGTTTTCCAGGAAGATGTCAAAATTTCCCCAATAAGTTTTTGCATTAGGAATAGTAAACAAACCCGTTGCCGAGGTGTTTTTCGTGGACTTCATCCAAAAAACGACCGTACAACTTCCCAGTTCCGGAATGGAATCGGATAAATAAGATGGTGCTTTTGCAAGTGCATAGGCATCACTACTTCCTTGGTAAGCTTTTCCATTGATACCTTCCGTAAATTTAACATTCCCGTTGTCCATAACCAGGAAACCGTAATTTCCTTTGTCCCGGATATCATCTTCAAACGTCAAAAACATTTTCATCGGTGAGTATACTTTTTCGGCGGAACTATCCGGATAATCGAATTCCGGATAATCCATATCTTGGAAACAAGCTTGTAAAAGGAATGCCGGTAAACAAGTTACTAACAATAAATATAGAGATCTTTTCATGGTTTTATTTGATTTTTTAATTAGTAATTAGGATTTTGTACTAATACGCCATTGGATTTATCTACTTCCGTTTGAGGCAAAGGAAGTAACGCATGCTTTTCTTGATATCCTGTTTTTCCTGCTGCATGCAGCACTTCCCTGGCAATTCCCCAACGTACCAGATCATAAAAACGGTCAAACTCCATCGCAAGTTCTATACGTCTTTCGTGGCGGATGGCAT
The genomic region above belongs to Parabacteroides pacaensis and contains:
- a CDS encoding endonuclease/exonuclease/phosphatase family protein; translation: MKKAFFNSLLLVFIGFVVSCSKQPEAEINVMSFNIRLDHVADSLNNWKYRKDNVAQMVTYYSPDILGMQEVVKNQLDDLKNRLPEYTALGVGRADGKEKGEYCSLFYKTGRFDLIKNGNFGLSESPDTIGVKGWDAACERIVTWAILKDKMSGKQLAAFNTHFDHIGKVARRESAKLILDKINEIAAGLPVVITGDFNGTTDSEPVTILLQGGMKNTRSIAEVVYGPTWSFHDFGRIPVEKRQLIDFIFVNQLLTASKYRVIEDQPEPGYLSDHAPILCRLLVCP
- a CDS encoding glucoamylase family protein; the protein is MRKTVLYLTLLLYPFTLLPAIPGGKAKKQLSDEELMTLVQKQTFRYFWDFAHEASGLAHERSNGGAETATIGGSGFGVMAIIVGIERGFVTREQGAERMLKIVRFLNDKNTDSYHGMWAHWMNGKTGKTIPFSRKDDGADIVESAFMFEGLLAAHQYFMEDNPTERTIRGMISNLWRQAEWNFFAKGGEDVLYWHWSPTNGWAMNHQIKGHNECHIVYILAASSPTYPIPKSVYHKGWANANTFLNGREYYGITLPLGNDRGKGGPLFFTHYSYLGLDPRGLKDRYADYGKQMKAHTLINRAYCIDNPKGYRGYSAKCWGLTASDGDKGYSAHSPGNDRGVITPTAALSSIPYTPEYSLEAMRYFYEELGQSLWGEYGFKDAFNLTENWFAPSYLAIDQGPIVVMIENYRTGLIWKLFMSHPDIQNGLKRLGFTSPYLREK
- a CDS encoding glucoamylase family protein; amino-acid sequence: MKVIYCMLFLLLVACSKEDTPQDRKAFELKNISIGNKINETIFENIEPDANIILEFTDAVNEQSVEHNIELRLSEQAVKCNYEWLNTDKLSLVPSGGFKSFSSYKLVINPGITSTSGVALTSGKVCEIHTGMDESDKFKRIPDEELLTLVQKQSFKYFWNFGHEHSGMARERSTSGDIVTTGGTGFGVMAMLVAAERGFITRPEALERIRKIVTFLDKDCTKYHGAYAHWINGATGETKPFGDKDDGADLVETSLLFQGLLAARAYFQEGTAAENKLRADITRLWEAIEWTWFQQNGQPVLYWHWSPNYGFEKNLPIRGWNECLITYVLAASSPTYPIDKSVYETGWANNGQFKNGNSYYGYELPLGAEKGGPLFLSQYSFLGINPEGLKDQYADYWIQNTNHTLINYHYCKENPKGYAGYGTSCWGLTASDGNTGYAAHSPTNDKGVIAPTAALSAFPYTPEESMAALHFFYYKIGDKIWRDYGFVDAFNLTANWYDNQYIAIDQGPVVCMIENYRTKMLWNLFMAIPEIQTGLKKLGFASPAFN
- a CDS encoding LamG domain-containing protein, yielding MKRSLYLLLVTCLPAFLLQACFQDMDYPEFDYPDSSAEKVYSPMKMFLTFEDDIRDKGNYGFLVMDNGNVKFTEGINGKAYQGSSDAYALAKAPSYLSDSIPELGSCTVVFWMKSTKNTSATGLFTIPNAKTYWGNFDIFLENNNSETQAFFKMHLYNNTSVKENDERWVEAKIDDVLTNEWVHMAFVYDGNQSIVTIYKNGESVLVKELPGYGKLKFKDLNTFALGAFQFSTQPLLTTGTNAKPNWASNYAGLLDQFRFYNTAVSASEIQKLYTEKE